The following proteins are co-located in the Microvirga ossetica genome:
- a CDS encoding c-type cytochrome → MRRTVIAALGMLIAGGVGVLAQPGDPIVQRQDLMKNNQEQMRTLTGMSRGQVPFNAATAQAAFQRLEQNARQIPALFPAGSTQGKTAALPAIWERKADFDARAMKLEQDAKAVQAGITDQASLQAAIQRVGQGCGGCHDAYRRKDS, encoded by the coding sequence ATGAGAAGGACCGTCATTGCCGCACTGGGGATGCTGATCGCCGGCGGGGTCGGCGTTCTCGCCCAGCCGGGCGATCCGATCGTCCAGCGCCAGGATCTGATGAAGAACAATCAGGAGCAGATGAGAACCTTGACCGGCATGTCCCGCGGGCAGGTTCCGTTCAACGCCGCGACCGCCCAGGCCGCTTTCCAGCGGCTCGAGCAGAACGCCCGGCAAATCCCCGCGCTGTTCCCCGCCGGCTCGACCCAGGGCAAGACGGCCGCTCTTCCCGCCATCTGGGAGCGCAAGGCCGATTTCGACGCGCGGGCGATGAAGCTCGAACAGGATGCGAAGGCGGTGCAGGCCGGGATCACGGATCAGGCGAGCCTTCAGGCTGCGATCCAGCGGGTCGGCCAGGGCTGCGGCGGCTGCCACGACGCGTATCGGCGGAAAGACAGCTGA
- a CDS encoding response regulator, whose amino-acid sequence MALNTSLPVLIVDDYQTMLRIIRNLLKQIGFTDVDEAKDGTEALGKLKEKQYGLVISDWNMAPMTGFELLQKVRADAELNALPFIMITAEAKTENVVAAKQAGVNNYIVKPFNAETLRSKIAAVLGE is encoded by the coding sequence ATGGCATTGAATACGTCGCTTCCCGTTCTCATCGTTGACGATTACCAGACCATGCTGCGCATCATCCGCAACCTCCTCAAGCAGATCGGCTTCACCGATGTTGACGAGGCCAAGGACGGTACCGAGGCTCTCGGCAAGCTGAAGGAGAAGCAGTACGGGCTCGTCATTTCCGACTGGAACATGGCGCCGATGACCGGCTTCGAACTGCTGCAGAAGGTGCGCGCCGATGCGGAGCTGAACGCGCTGCCCTTCATCATGATCACCGCGGAGGCCAAGACCGAGAACGTGGTCGCCGCCAAGCAGGCCGGCGTCAACAACTACATCGTCAAGCCGTTCAACGCGGAGACCCTGCGCTCGAAGATCGCCGCCGTGCTGGGTGAGTAG
- a CDS encoding protein phosphatase CheZ, with protein sequence MRLPPPVSFDPLSLDLLAQSRESIAARRHAEVMRGMAAIHASLEPNSGASKALLDQIRTDLREALRLKEELDAITESIQRTKREIATLHSRTPGGQVTSVTDELGAVVCGTEAATNSILAAAEEIDDITGKLASRLSGDDAEMAQRISDRVITIFEACNFQDITGQRISKVVNAMKFIEERVTQMAQIWGGLESFNDVEAFRTPEREGDEALLNGPALDDDPTRTSQDAIDALFG encoded by the coding sequence ATGCGTCTCCCACCTCCTGTGTCTTTCGATCCTTTAAGCCTCGATCTCCTCGCTCAGTCGCGCGAGAGCATTGCGGCCCGGCGCCATGCCGAGGTCATGCGCGGCATGGCGGCGATCCATGCGTCCCTCGAGCCGAATAGCGGGGCGTCGAAAGCTCTTCTCGACCAGATCCGGACCGATCTGCGCGAGGCCCTTCGTCTCAAGGAAGAACTCGACGCCATCACGGAGTCGATCCAGCGCACGAAACGCGAGATCGCAACCCTGCATTCCCGCACGCCGGGCGGCCAGGTCACCAGCGTCACCGACGAACTCGGTGCCGTGGTCTGCGGCACGGAGGCTGCCACCAACAGCATCCTCGCGGCAGCCGAGGAGATCGACGACATCACCGGCAAGCTCGCTTCGCGACTGTCGGGCGACGATGCCGAGATGGCCCAGCGGATTTCCGACCGGGTGATCACGATCTTCGAGGCATGCAATTTCCAGGACATTACCGGCCAGCGCATCAGCAAGGTCGTGAACGCGATGAAGTTCATCGAGGAGCGCGTGACCCAGATGGCTCAGATCTGGGGCGGTTTGGAGAGCTTCAACGACGTGGAAGCCTTCAGGACGCCCGAGCGCGAAGGGGATGAGGCTCTCCTGAACGGACCGGCGCTCGACGACGATCCGACGCGCACCTCTCAGGACGCCATCGACGCCCTGTTCGGGTGA
- a CDS encoding DUF1194 domain-containing protein, translating into MRYPKASWLLCLTGVALLPFVSAWYRAPVDVDLALVIAVDVSTSMDPDEQDLQRQGYVEAFRSPMVYGAIREGMTGRIAVTYMEWAGAHPRFQNVVVPWTVLESPKDIISFADRLAQAPIYRKSGTSISEALDFSMDLLASNGFLASRRVIDISGDGANNQGSLVTEARDRAVARGVTINGLPIMLRDPDRRENATLDAYYRDCVIGGSNAFVIPVRERKQFLTETRIKIVREIAGRIVSGLPTQTAGIRPGTDCDTSESLWDDPGSDPHIPRRSAGQEL; encoded by the coding sequence ATGCGGTATCCCAAGGCTTCCTGGCTGCTTTGCCTGACAGGGGTGGCGCTGCTGCCGTTCGTCTCCGCCTGGTATCGTGCGCCCGTCGACGTGGACCTTGCCCTCGTCATCGCGGTCGACGTCTCGACCTCTATGGACCCGGACGAGCAGGACCTCCAGCGGCAGGGCTACGTGGAAGCCTTCCGCTCGCCGATGGTCTATGGCGCCATTCGGGAAGGCATGACCGGCCGCATCGCCGTCACTTATATGGAATGGGCGGGTGCACATCCACGCTTCCAGAATGTGGTCGTGCCCTGGACCGTCCTGGAGAGCCCGAAGGACATCATTTCCTTCGCCGACCGCCTCGCCCAGGCGCCGATCTACCGCAAGTCCGGCACGTCCATCTCAGAGGCTCTCGATTTCAGCATGGACCTGCTCGCCTCCAACGGCTTTCTCGCCTCGCGGCGCGTGATCGACATTTCCGGAGACGGCGCGAACAACCAGGGTTCCCTGGTCACGGAAGCCCGCGACAGGGCCGTCGCGCGCGGGGTCACCATCAACGGCCTTCCGATCATGCTCCGGGATCCCGACCGGCGCGAGAATGCGACGCTCGATGCCTATTACCGCGACTGCGTGATCGGAGGCTCCAACGCCTTCGTGATCCCGGTGCGGGAGCGCAAGCAGTTCCTCACCGAGACCCGCATCAAGATCGTTCGCGAGATCGCGGGCAGGATCGTGTCGGGCTTGCCGACGCAAACCGCGGGCATACGACCGGGAACGGATTGCGACACCAGCGAGAGCCTCTGGGACGACCCCGGATCCGACCCTCATATCCCAAGACGCAGCGCGGGTCAGGAATTGTAG
- a CDS encoding ABC-F family ATP-binding cassette domain-containing protein: MIRIENVSKQNSHRILFIEASGTLQKQEKIGLVGPNGAGKTTLFRMINREELPDEGQVSVDRGVTIGYFSQDVGEMAGRSAVAEVMDGAGPVSEVAAELRELEAAMVDPDKANELEAIIERYGEVQARYEELDGYSLDGRAREVLAGLGFSQEMMDGDVGALSGGWKMRVALARILLMRPDVMLLDEPSNHLDLESLIWLEEFLKGYDGALLMTSHDRAFMNRIVNKIMEIDGGSLTTYSGDYEFYEQQRALNEKQQQAQFERQQAMLAKEIKFIERFKARASHAAQVQSRVKKLEKIDRVEPPKRRQSVAFDFLPAPRSGDDVISLKNVHKRYGSRSIYEGFDFAVRRKERWCIMGVNGAGKSTLLKLVAGAAEPDDGSVTVGASVKMGYFAQHAMEVLEGDRTVFQFLEDSFPQAGQGALRTLAGCFGFSGDDAEKKCRVLSGGEKARLVMAKMLFDPPNLLVLDEPTNHLDMATKEMLIEALAKYEGTMLFVSHDRHFLAALSNRVLELTPDGIHQYGGGYTEYVARTGQEAPGLRH; this comes from the coding sequence ATGATTCGCATCGAGAACGTCAGCAAGCAGAACAGCCACCGGATCCTCTTCATCGAGGCCTCCGGCACCCTCCAGAAGCAGGAAAAGATCGGCCTGGTGGGGCCTAACGGCGCAGGCAAGACCACGCTTTTCCGCATGATCAACCGGGAGGAGCTGCCGGATGAGGGCCAGGTCTCCGTCGATCGCGGCGTGACGATCGGCTATTTCAGCCAGGATGTCGGCGAGATGGCCGGCCGCAGCGCCGTGGCCGAGGTGATGGACGGGGCAGGGCCCGTGAGCGAGGTGGCGGCCGAATTGCGGGAGCTCGAAGCCGCCATGGTCGATCCGGACAAGGCCAACGAGCTGGAGGCGATCATCGAGCGCTACGGCGAGGTGCAGGCGCGCTACGAAGAGCTCGACGGCTATTCCCTCGATGGCCGGGCGCGCGAGGTGCTGGCGGGCCTCGGCTTCAGCCAGGAGATGATGGACGGCGACGTCGGCGCCCTGTCTGGCGGCTGGAAGATGCGCGTGGCGCTTGCCCGCATCCTCCTCATGCGCCCCGACGTGATGCTCCTCGACGAGCCGAGCAACCATCTCGATCTCGAAAGCCTGATCTGGCTGGAGGAGTTTCTGAAGGGCTACGACGGCGCGCTGCTCATGACCTCGCACGACCGCGCCTTCATGAACCGCATCGTCAACAAGATCATGGAAATCGACGGCGGTTCGCTCACCACCTATTCCGGCGATTACGAATTCTACGAGCAGCAGCGCGCGCTGAACGAGAAGCAGCAGCAGGCGCAGTTCGAGCGCCAGCAGGCGATGCTCGCCAAGGAGATCAAGTTCATCGAACGCTTCAAGGCTCGCGCCTCGCACGCCGCGCAGGTGCAGAGCCGGGTCAAGAAGCTGGAGAAGATCGACCGCGTCGAGCCGCCCAAGCGGCGCCAATCCGTGGCCTTCGATTTCCTGCCCGCGCCGCGCTCCGGCGACGATGTGATCAGCCTGAAGAACGTTCACAAGCGCTATGGCAGCCGCAGCATCTATGAAGGGTTCGACTTCGCGGTGCGCCGAAAGGAGCGCTGGTGCATCATGGGCGTCAACGGCGCCGGCAAGTCGACGCTCCTGAAGCTGGTCGCAGGTGCTGCCGAGCCCGATGACGGATCGGTCACCGTCGGGGCGAGCGTGAAGATGGGCTATTTCGCCCAGCATGCCATGGAGGTGCTGGAGGGCGATCGCACGGTGTTCCAGTTCCTCGAGGATTCGTTCCCCCAGGCCGGGCAGGGGGCGCTACGCACGCTCGCCGGCTGCTTCGGCTTCTCGGGCGACGATGCGGAGAAGAAGTGCCGCGTGCTCTCGGGCGGCGAGAAGGCGCGCCTCGTGATGGCGAAGATGCTCTTCGACCCGCCGAACCTGCTGGTGCTCGACGAGCCGACGAACCATCTCGACATGGCGACGAAGGAGATGCTCATCGAAGCGCTGGCGAAATACGAGGGCACCATGCTCTTCGTCTCGCACGACCGCCATTTCCTGGCCGCCCTGTCGAACCGCGTTCTCGAACTGACGCCGGACGGCATCCACCAATATGGCGGCGGCTATACGGAATACGTCGCTCGCACCGGCCAGGAGGCGCCGGGGCTGCGGCACTGA
- a CDS encoding MFS transporter, whose product MGSRGWTAFRHRDFRLFCAARFAMALATQIQTVAVAWLVYDTSGSALNLGLIGLASFLPSIALVLLTGLVADRYSRRWILIIVFSAMMLTSLGLLAQVHAGVPKLWPIYVLVAAFGAARAFGNPAAQATVPALVPEGDLANAIAWNSSVMQVATISGPAVGGILYAVHPTAPFIGSAICFGLSALLISALRLRPAAAKREPVTWSRLVAGLVFLRTRPLLLGAISLDLFAVLLGGATALMPIFARDVFHVGPWGLGLLRSMPAVGALTMAIVLAHSSLLSHRAGLRMLQAVAIFGLATIGFGLSTNFGLTLVLLAILGAADMVSVVVRQTLVQAETPDDLRGRVAAVNTVFIGASNELGEFESGTLAWLVGPPAAVVIGGVGTFMLAICWRFWFPDLARRDSLIRSEATTMAKATP is encoded by the coding sequence ATGGGCTCAAGGGGCTGGACGGCCTTCCGTCATCGCGATTTCCGGCTGTTCTGCGCCGCACGCTTTGCCATGGCGCTCGCAACGCAGATCCAAACGGTTGCGGTCGCCTGGCTCGTCTATGACACCAGCGGAAGCGCCTTGAACCTCGGCCTTATCGGGCTGGCCTCGTTTCTGCCGAGCATCGCTCTCGTGCTCCTGACAGGCCTCGTGGCGGATCGGTACAGCCGGCGATGGATCCTGATCATCGTCTTCTCGGCCATGATGCTGACCTCGCTCGGTCTTCTCGCGCAGGTCCATGCGGGCGTTCCGAAGCTCTGGCCGATCTACGTCCTTGTGGCCGCTTTCGGGGCAGCCCGCGCCTTCGGAAATCCCGCGGCACAGGCAACGGTCCCGGCGCTGGTGCCCGAGGGGGATCTTGCGAACGCCATCGCCTGGAATTCCTCGGTCATGCAGGTCGCGACCATCAGCGGGCCGGCGGTCGGGGGCATCCTCTATGCCGTTCATCCGACGGCACCCTTCATCGGATCGGCCATCTGCTTCGGTCTGTCGGCTCTGCTCATTTCGGCGCTGCGGCTGCGTCCTGCGGCCGCCAAGCGGGAGCCCGTAACCTGGTCGCGCCTCGTCGCAGGCCTCGTCTTTTTGCGGACGAGGCCGCTCCTGCTCGGGGCGATCTCACTCGATCTGTTTGCGGTCCTCCTCGGCGGAGCGACTGCCCTCATGCCGATCTTCGCACGCGACGTGTTTCATGTCGGGCCATGGGGCCTCGGTCTGCTGCGGTCGATGCCGGCCGTCGGCGCCCTGACCATGGCGATCGTCCTGGCGCATTCGTCCCTGCTCTCCCACCGCGCCGGCTTGCGCATGTTGCAGGCCGTCGCGATCTTCGGTCTCGCCACGATCGGATTTGGATTGTCGACGAATTTCGGGCTGACATTGGTCCTGCTCGCGATCCTGGGCGCCGCGGATATGGTGAGCGTGGTGGTGCGCCAGACGCTGGTTCAGGCGGAGACGCCCGACGATCTGCGCGGACGTGTGGCCGCGGTGAACACGGTGTTCATCGGAGCCTCCAACGAACTTGGCGAATTCGAATCGGGAACCCTCGCATGGCTGGTCGGTCCCCCCGCCGCCGTCGTGATCGGCGGCGTCGGCACATTCATGCTCGCCATATGCTGGCGCTTCTGGTTCCCGGACCTCGCCCGGCGGGATTCCTTGATCCGCAGTGAGGCGACTACGATGGCGAAGGCAACGCCCTGA